The Methanobacterium sp. BAmetb5 genome includes a region encoding these proteins:
- a CDS encoding MFS transporter has product MDSTPKNTTEVSVERCALVLVIIGSVLIPFMGSSLGLILPLIQNELAVNILLLGWIPTAFTLANAALVLPFGRLADIHGRKKIFAAGFVVYTLASLLASVSTSGLTLIFFSFLQGAGCALIFATGVALLISIFPPEKRGRVLGIEISAVYLGLFLGPLLGGFLAQNLGWRSIFLINVPIGLFALGLILTRFKGEWKGSDGEKFDLLGSLIYALSLSSLMYGFSTLNEVSGKVFLLAGLVGMAFFFKVIKDSPNPIISLKIFKNKLTRFSGSALLLVTIGTSAMWTLLSLYLQNLRGLDTISTALILAVQPLAVALLSPLVGRWIDKRDNKGIILLGAVVCTLGLLILAFSDLKTPLLQVVVGLLLVGVGLGLFSAPTNQNFLGSLTSKFYGVGSATLSTMIFIGQTLSLGIFLLILTGFLGNVEIAPSNYPLFLEGLNVSFYIFATISALGAVFTYIGVYRSDTRVNN; this is encoded by the coding sequence ATGGATTCAACTCCAAAGAACACAACAGAGGTTTCTGTGGAAAGGTGTGCACTGGTCCTGGTAATCATCGGTTCTGTACTGATACCATTTATGGGATCATCCCTAGGTCTAATTCTTCCCCTTATCCAGAATGAACTGGCAGTGAACATATTACTCCTGGGATGGATACCCACTGCCTTTACATTGGCCAACGCTGCACTGGTATTGCCTTTTGGCCGGCTGGCTGATATACATGGCCGTAAAAAAATATTCGCTGCTGGTTTTGTAGTTTACACCCTGGCATCTCTACTGGCCAGTGTTTCCACTTCGGGGTTGACTTTGATTTTTTTCAGTTTCCTGCAGGGAGCAGGATGTGCCCTGATATTTGCCACTGGGGTGGCCCTTTTGATCTCCATCTTTCCCCCGGAAAAAAGGGGCCGAGTACTGGGGATTGAGATCAGTGCGGTGTATCTTGGCCTATTCCTGGGACCCCTCCTGGGAGGTTTCCTGGCCCAAAATTTAGGTTGGAGAAGTATTTTTCTCATAAACGTACCCATTGGCCTGTTTGCCCTGGGCCTTATATTAACCCGGTTTAAAGGAGAGTGGAAGGGTTCTGACGGTGAAAAATTCGATCTGTTGGGATCACTGATCTATGCACTTTCCCTTTCCAGTTTAATGTATGGTTTCTCCACACTAAACGAGGTTTCAGGGAAAGTTTTTCTCCTGGCTGGTTTGGTGGGGATGGCATTCTTCTTTAAAGTAATAAAGGACTCCCCTAACCCTATTATCTCCCTTAAAATTTTCAAAAACAAACTAACCCGTTTTTCAGGCTCTGCTCTGCTCCTGGTGACCATTGGAACCTCGGCAATGTGGACACTCCTCAGTCTTTACCTGCAGAACCTGCGGGGTCTGGACACCATTAGCACGGCCTTAATCCTGGCGGTCCAGCCACTGGCTGTGGCCCTATTATCTCCATTGGTGGGGCGTTGGATTGACAAAAGAGATAATAAAGGAATTATCCTCTTAGGAGCAGTTGTATGTACGCTAGGATTATTGATTCTTGCCTTTTCGGATCTTAAAACTCCCCTTCTCCAAGTAGTTGTCGGATTACTCCTGGTCGGTGTGGGATTAGGTTTGTTTTCCGCACCTACCAATCAAAATTTCCTGGGATCATTAACCAGTAAATTCTACGGTGTGGGGTCCGCCACCCTCTCCACCATGATTTTTATTGGTCAGACACTGAGCCTGGGAATCTTTCTGTTAATCTTAACTGGCTTCCTGGGCAATGTGGAAATAGCACCTTCCAATTATCCCCTCTTCCTGGAAGGCCTTAATGTATCATTCTATATATTTGCCACCATCAGTGCATTAGGGGCAGTTTTTACATATATAGGGGTGTATAGGTCAGATACACGTGTGAATAATTAA
- a CDS encoding ZIP family metal transporter translates to MAIAAGSVIDGIPESIAIGLTMIGGGAVSTATVVAIFLSNIPEGLSSSAGMKSDGWSPRKVFSLWLVITIITAISSLLGYSVFSQLPVEVIAVTLAIAAGGILAMVVDTMIPEAFSQTHNLAGMVTVIGFAISFILSKL, encoded by the coding sequence ATGGCCATTGCCGCAGGTTCGGTTATTGATGGAATCCCGGAGTCAATTGCCATTGGTCTAACCATGATCGGTGGTGGCGCAGTGAGCACAGCCACCGTGGTTGCCATATTTTTATCCAACATACCCGAGGGCCTTTCCAGTTCGGCAGGGATGAAAAGTGATGGTTGGTCCCCTCGTAAAGTATTCTCCCTGTGGCTGGTAATTACCATAATCACGGCCATATCTTCACTGTTGGGTTATTCTGTATTCAGTCAACTGCCCGTAGAGGTGATAGCGGTTACGTTGGCCATTGCTGCCGGGGGTATACTGGCCATGGTGGTGGATACCATGATTCCCGAGGCTTTTTCCCAAACCCACAACTTGGCCGGGATGGTAACGGTGATTGGTTTTGCCATTTCTTTTATCCTCTCAAAATTATGA
- a CDS encoding HIT family protein produces the protein MSIECPYCEKLDEYNFGDPLVETEHWIVFLAPNQSNLGTCVVALKREQRTLTGLSPEEWEDFISLLENMEGAVKTAFDATLFNWGCLMNTFYLDGTPEPQLHWHFIPRYNHEVDFAGHIFDDPHFGHMHPRPLKDISPEVRVKIASKIREFL, from the coding sequence ATGAGTATTGAATGTCCTTACTGTGAGAAACTGGATGAATATAACTTTGGTGACCCCCTGGTTGAAACTGAACACTGGATCGTGTTTCTGGCCCCCAACCAGAGCAACCTGGGCACCTGTGTGGTAGCTTTAAAAAGAGAACAACGTACTTTGACTGGTCTTTCCCCGGAGGAATGGGAAGATTTTATCAGTCTTTTAGAAAACATGGAAGGAGCAGTTAAAACTGCCTTTGACGCCACCCTATTTAACTGGGGCTGCCTCATGAACACCTTCTATCTGGATGGCACTCCCGAACCACAGTTACACTGGCATTTCATACCCCGCTATAATCATGAGGTAGATTTTGCCGGGCATATTTTCGATGACCCTCATTTTGGCCACATGCACCCCCGACCTCTTAAGGATATATCCCCTGAGGTGCGTGTTAAAATTGCCAGTAAAATAAGAGAATTTCTGTGA
- a CDS encoding HEAT repeat domain-containing protein: MGLFDFNPDVAKLESEGNINGLIKALQKGDSKNRATAARALGKFKDEKVVKALIGALNDEDSDVRWNAASSLGKIGDSESTPFLLQSLRDEKWYVRQHTAEALGEIGDERALLPLLESLKDERIRNTVALALGRLGDPRAVDQLLEALKADDFSFRSAAEEALGMIGDERAVPDLIEALKDEDVSVRRHAAGALGKIGDERAIKPLLNAMDDEKWYVRLQVEEAIQELNTRLKEKKK, from the coding sequence ATGGGATTGTTCGATTTCAACCCTGATGTGGCTAAGCTTGAAAGTGAGGGGAATATTAACGGTCTTATAAAAGCACTACAGAAAGGTGACAGTAAAAATCGAGCCACTGCTGCCCGGGCTCTGGGAAAATTTAAGGACGAAAAAGTAGTTAAAGCCCTTATTGGAGCGTTAAATGATGAGGATAGTGATGTGCGGTGGAATGCTGCCAGTTCCCTGGGAAAAATAGGTGACAGTGAATCTACTCCCTTCCTTTTACAATCCCTGCGCGATGAAAAATGGTATGTTCGTCAGCACACTGCCGAGGCACTGGGGGAAATTGGTGATGAACGGGCCCTCCTACCTCTATTAGAATCACTAAAGGATGAAAGGATCAGGAACACCGTAGCCCTGGCCCTGGGCCGTTTAGGCGATCCAAGGGCAGTTGATCAGTTACTGGAAGCACTTAAAGCGGATGATTTCAGCTTCCGCAGTGCAGCTGAAGAAGCTCTGGGCATGATCGGTGATGAAAGAGCAGTACCTGACTTAATCGAGGCATTGAAAGATGAGGATGTGAGCGTACGCAGGCACGCCGCAGGAGCACTGGGAAAAATTGGGGATGAACGGGCTATTAAGCCCCTTTTAAATGCCATGGACGATGAAAAATGGTACGTACGCCTCCAGGTGGAAGAGGCAATACAGGAACTCAACACTCGTTTGAAGGAAAAGAAAAAATAG
- a CDS encoding metal-dependent transcriptional regulator — protein MTDFMKITRSVEDYLEAMYSLQQEQGAIRVKDVAEILGVKPPSVVEAVKKLSKMNMVSYERYGTIELKDDGIKIAQEVSCRHHLLKDFLVLMGVDPEIAEDDACSMEHVMDVSTISKLRKFVEFNDLFPDACNYMEKFREYAEKGTLASESKL, from the coding sequence ATGACAGATTTCATGAAAATAACCCGCAGTGTAGAGGATTATCTGGAGGCCATGTACTCATTGCAACAGGAACAGGGAGCCATCAGAGTGAAAGATGTGGCTGAGATCTTGGGAGTAAAACCTCCCAGCGTGGTTGAGGCTGTTAAAAAGCTCTCAAAAATGAACATGGTCTCCTACGAGCGTTATGGTACAATTGAACTAAAGGATGATGGAATCAAAATTGCCCAAGAGGTAAGCTGCCGTCATCACCTGCTCAAGGACTTCCTGGTATTGATGGGTGTGGATCCGGAAATAGCAGAAGATGATGCCTGTTCCATGGAACATGTCATGGATGTTTCCACCATAAGCAAATTACGGAAATTCGTGGAATTCAATGATCTCTTCCCTGACGCCTGCAATTACATGGAAAAATTCAGGGAATACGCCGAAAAAGGAACCCTGGCCAGTGAAAGTAAATTGTAA
- a CDS encoding DUF5518 domain-containing protein, with amino-acid sequence MPNFSMEMAILTSMILGLIMAFFNVGGVFALVIVGFVAVFLTKDEDASYKVGALAAILLALLYFVICLFTPPDLPYQLPNAVTIGVGYAVDGLFTLVLGLLVSVVIYGLFGSIGGYFADKLFKSQDKPKNPRISERPKRIIKRKQKPQRRTLNRR; translated from the coding sequence ATGCCAAACTTCAGTATGGAAATGGCCATTTTAACCAGCATGATACTGGGCCTTATAATGGCTTTTTTTAATGTGGGGGGCGTATTTGCCCTGGTTATAGTGGGATTTGTAGCCGTTTTCCTTACCAAAGATGAAGATGCCAGCTATAAAGTTGGTGCACTGGCAGCAATTCTACTGGCCCTACTTTACTTCGTAATCTGCCTGTTCACTCCCCCAGATTTACCATATCAACTCCCCAATGCCGTGACCATAGGAGTGGGTTATGCAGTTGACGGTCTTTTCACCCTTGTTCTGGGACTGCTGGTCAGTGTGGTTATCTATGGATTGTTTGGATCCATTGGTGGTTATTTCGCAGATAAACTCTTTAAATCCCAGGATAAACCCAAAAATCCCCGGATCAGTGAAAGACCAAAAAGGATCATTAAACGGAAACAAAAACCCCAGAGAAGAACCCTTAACCGCAGATAA
- a CDS encoding GMC family oxidoreductase N-terminal domain-containing protein — MNNIIVVGSGAGGATVARELAIQGMDVTLIEKGSRVPSEKAFQCYDNLDVGVELLKTTCLGGTTLVTAGNAVRTCQQEFQKLGIDLSCEFEEVEAELKVGPLPDTHFGEGTLKIMAASASLGLPMEKMPKFINSTECVPCGKCAFGCPRNAKWSSLEYLAEAEDHGTHIVDNSPVTRIITHTGQVKGVETLDPLNGVKKEYTANTVILCSGAIETPRLLGSTGLSAGEHLFVDTFVTVGGVLPGINFYKEVSMNGLYKKEKGFILSPHYSSLLTSQNQVRENDILGMMVKIPDESSGRVDESGVFKQSTSQDVGLMAEGCATAGAILTEAGVNPDTLVSTPARGAHPGGTAAVGEVVDKNLETEIENLFVADASVFPRAPGAPPVLTILALAKRLAKHVVSLNQ; from the coding sequence ATGAATAACATAATTGTGGTTGGATCAGGAGCTGGTGGGGCAACTGTTGCCCGGGAACTAGCCATTCAGGGAATGGATGTCACCCTAATTGAGAAGGGTAGCCGTGTTCCCAGTGAAAAGGCATTCCAGTGTTACGACAACCTGGATGTGGGTGTGGAACTTCTTAAAACCACCTGCCTGGGAGGCACCACCCTGGTCACTGCCGGAAATGCAGTTCGAACCTGCCAGCAGGAATTTCAAAAGTTAGGAATTGATCTCTCCTGTGAATTTGAGGAAGTAGAAGCGGAATTGAAGGTAGGTCCACTTCCAGACACTCATTTTGGAGAAGGCACCCTGAAGATCATGGCCGCCTCTGCTTCATTGGGTCTGCCCATGGAGAAAATGCCCAAATTCATTAACTCCACAGAATGCGTACCCTGTGGTAAGTGCGCCTTTGGTTGTCCACGCAATGCCAAGTGGAGTTCCCTGGAATATCTGGCTGAAGCTGAAGATCACGGGACTCATATTGTGGATAACAGTCCCGTAACCCGGATCATAACCCACACAGGGCAGGTTAAAGGTGTGGAGACATTAGACCCTTTAAATGGAGTTAAAAAGGAATACACTGCAAATACAGTTATATTATGTTCCGGGGCAATTGAAACTCCCCGATTATTAGGATCAACTGGTTTATCTGCAGGTGAGCACTTATTTGTGGACACTTTTGTCACGGTAGGTGGTGTACTACCCGGTATTAATTTTTATAAAGAAGTATCCATGAATGGATTGTATAAAAAGGAGAAGGGATTCATACTATCTCCACATTATTCCAGTTTACTGACATCCCAAAACCAGGTAAGAGAAAATGATATACTGGGAATGATGGTTAAAATACCCGATGAATCATCCGGTCGTGTGGATGAGAGTGGTGTGTTCAAACAGAGCACCTCCCAGGATGTGGGTTTAATGGCGGAAGGATGCGCTACTGCCGGGGCCATACTCACCGAGGCCGGAGTTAACCCTGATACTCTGGTTTCCACACCAGCCAGAGGAGCCCATCCCGGTGGCACAGCGGCCGTGGGAGAAGTAGTGGACAAAAACCTGGAAACAGAAATTGAAAACCTGTTCGTGGCTGATGCCAGTGTTTTCCCCCGGGCACCAGGTGCTCCACCAGTCCTCACCATCCTGGCCCTGGCCAAGAGACTGGCTAAACATGTGGTCTCACTTAATCAATGA
- a CDS encoding DUF4013 domain-containing protein, with protein MNIKEILIDSIKYPFLDWKKILILGFIVVIYTIPHDMVPINLQNGFTYPFLIIALLINCFITGYFFKIIQYSLKDTRELPKFRKWVNLFKNGFKVTCVSLIYSIPATLPLIILNLPLINFYLYLPGFIIVIIGAIAQIYLQGYATWFLQGYATDFFVYMLYCLIIFPISLIAIANMANNDGKWSYAFKFKAIFDKIKNIGWIKFYSWYFLASVITLLVVLIGIFIMFIFSILIHKYLSPKLIDSLILTPYIYIFFSRSLSLIYNSGKKWSCEDKNL; from the coding sequence ATGAATATTAAAGAAATTTTAATAGATTCTATTAAATATCCTTTTTTGGATTGGAAGAAAATCCTTATTTTGGGCTTTATAGTTGTAATTTATACAATTCCGCATGATATGGTTCCAATTAATTTACAGAATGGTTTCACTTATCCCTTTTTAATTATTGCTTTATTGATCAATTGTTTTATTACTGGATATTTTTTCAAAATTATTCAATATTCCTTAAAAGATACAAGGGAACTACCTAAATTTAGGAAGTGGGTTAATCTATTTAAAAATGGGTTTAAAGTAACTTGTGTAAGCTTAATATATTCAATCCCGGCAACTTTACCTTTAATAATATTAAACCTACCTTTAATTAATTTTTATTTATATTTACCCGGCTTTATTATCGTTATAATTGGTGCAATAGCACAAATATATTTACAGGGGTATGCCACATGGTTTTTACAGGGGTATGCCACAGATTTTTTTGTTTATATGTTATATTGCTTAATAATCTTCCCTATATCTTTAATAGCAATAGCTAACATGGCCAACAATGATGGTAAATGGAGTTATGCCTTTAAATTTAAAGCAATATTTGATAAAATAAAAAATATAGGATGGATTAAATTTTATTCTTGGTACTTTTTAGCAAGTGTAATTACTTTATTAGTAGTATTAATAGGAATATTTATTATGTTTATATTTTCAATCTTAATTCACAAGTATCTATCCCCAAAATTAATTGACTCATTAATTCTAACCCCTTACATCTACATATTTTTCTCTAGATCATTATCTCTAATTTACAATTCAGGAAAAAAATGGTCTTGTGAAGATAAAAATCTATAA
- a CDS encoding tautomerase family protein gives MCPQVKIEIHKGFSSEYKKAILDGVHQALVDALGIPDSDRFQRIYELDKEDFECPPDRTDAVTMIQITMFPGRSFNAKKKLYQAIVENLGESPGIDGHDILIILLEPPMDNWGIRGGKPASEVDLGFKIDV, from the coding sequence ATGTGTCCACAAGTAAAAATAGAAATTCATAAAGGATTTTCCTCAGAATATAAGAAGGCAATTCTGGATGGTGTGCACCAGGCACTGGTGGATGCACTGGGAATCCCGGACAGTGATCGTTTCCAGCGGATATATGAACTGGATAAGGAAGATTTTGAATGTCCACCGGATCGCACCGATGCCGTGACCATGATCCAGATTACAATGTTCCCTGGACGTTCATTTAATGCTAAAAAGAAGCTTTATCAGGCTATTGTGGAGAATTTAGGTGAAAGTCCTGGTATTGATGGGCACGATATTTTGATTATCCTACTGGAACCCCCCATGGATAATTGGGGTATCCGCGGGGGAAAACCAGCCAGTGAAGTGGATTTAGGATTTAAAATAGATGTTTAA
- a CDS encoding acetate uptake transporter, whose product MEDDKKSVLIKDLTANPAPLGLLGFGLTTVLLNIHNAGFIPLNSMILAMGIAYGGIAQIMACAMEYKKGNTFGTVAFGSYGLFWWSFVLLLVLPKMGLATAPDKLSLAAYLFMWGLFTLVMFIGTLKLSRGLQVVFLSLAILFFLLALGDITGNTTITLIAGYEGIFTGFSAVYVGLAQVLNETYGKDVLPT is encoded by the coding sequence ATGGAAGATGACAAAAAATCTGTCTTAATAAAAGATCTAACTGCAAATCCAGCACCACTGGGACTGTTGGGGTTTGGTTTAACCACCGTGTTACTGAACATACATAACGCCGGTTTCATCCCCCTCAACAGTATGATCCTGGCTATGGGAATAGCCTACGGGGGAATCGCCCAGATAATGGCCTGTGCCATGGAATACAAAAAGGGAAACACCTTTGGCACTGTAGCCTTCGGGTCCTACGGCCTATTCTGGTGGAGTTTCGTCCTTCTCCTGGTACTCCCCAAGATGGGACTGGCCACTGCACCGGATAAACTATCCCTGGCTGCCTACCTCTTCATGTGGGGGCTTTTCACCCTGGTGATGTTCATTGGCACCCTCAAGTTAAGCCGCGGATTGCAAGTGGTCTTCCTGTCACTGGCCATATTGTTCTTCCTACTGGCACTGGGAGATATAACTGGAAACACTACCATAACCTTAATAGCCGGTTATGAGGGCATATTCACCGGTTTCAGTGCCGTATACGTGGGATTGGCCCAGGTTCTCAATGAAACCTATGGAAAGGATGTGTTGCCCACCTAA
- the acs gene encoding acetate--CoA ligase, whose product MVRDTAVLLDERRVFEPKEEILNRAHVKNWEKEIEKGKDLEKYWAEKAEQFEWFQKWDQVLDESNKPFYQWFVGGKINLAYNAVDRWIETEKRNQVAILYINERGEEKKITFYELYVQVNKLANALKNLGVQKGDTVSMYLPMCPELLISILACNKIGAVHSVVYSGLSVGAFVERMNDAKAKVLFTADGTYRRGKIIDLKAIADEAILQCPTIETIVVVNHTGKPIQISELSGREIFYERLVDGEPAYCEPEWMDSEDPLFILYTSGSTGKPKGVMHTTAGYMVGVATTLRDIFDIHENDLWWCTGDIGWITGHSYVIYGPLLLGATTVVYEGAPDYPDPGVWWKIVEKYGVTKFYTAPTAIRHLMRFGTRYTNLYNLESLRILGTVGEPINPEAWMWYYKNVGKENCPIMDTWWQTETGMHLISPLPAASLKPGSATRPFPGIDADVVDEEGNPVPIGKGGYLVIKKPWPSMFRTLYKDEERFKDVYWNAFPGYIYKAGDMARKDEDGYFWIQGRSDDVLKIAGHRIGSAEVESAFVGHPAVAEAAVIGKSDPIKGEVIKAFIILREGYELKTQLIEDLKKHVRYELGPVAVLGEIVQVDKLPKTRSGKIMRRILRAQERGEDLGDTSTLEE is encoded by the coding sequence ATGGTACGGGATACAGCAGTCCTTCTGGATGAAAGAAGGGTTTTCGAACCAAAAGAAGAGATTCTAAATAGAGCCCATGTGAAAAATTGGGAAAAAGAAATTGAAAAGGGTAAAGACCTGGAAAAATACTGGGCAGAAAAGGCCGAACAATTCGAATGGTTCCAGAAATGGGACCAGGTCCTGGATGAAAGTAATAAACCATTCTACCAGTGGTTTGTAGGGGGTAAAATTAACCTGGCCTACAATGCCGTGGACCGATGGATTGAAACGGAAAAACGAAACCAGGTGGCAATCCTCTACATCAACGAACGTGGAGAAGAGAAAAAAATCACCTTCTACGAGTTATATGTACAGGTGAACAAACTGGCCAATGCCCTCAAAAACCTGGGAGTGCAAAAAGGAGACACAGTTTCCATGTACCTCCCCATGTGCCCCGAGCTATTAATATCCATACTGGCCTGCAACAAGATCGGAGCAGTCCACAGTGTAGTATACTCTGGACTCAGTGTCGGTGCATTTGTGGAGCGTATGAACGATGCCAAGGCCAAAGTACTCTTTACTGCCGATGGTACCTACCGAAGGGGTAAAATCATCGACCTTAAAGCCATAGCTGATGAAGCAATACTGCAATGCCCCACCATTGAAACCATAGTGGTGGTAAACCACACTGGAAAACCCATCCAGATATCAGAACTATCAGGAAGGGAAATCTTCTACGAAAGACTGGTCGATGGTGAACCTGCCTACTGCGAACCAGAATGGATGGATTCCGAAGACCCCCTCTTTATATTATATACCTCCGGAAGTACCGGGAAACCCAAAGGAGTAATGCACACCACTGCCGGATACATGGTGGGAGTGGCCACCACCCTCCGTGACATATTCGATATACACGAAAACGACCTCTGGTGGTGCACCGGGGACATCGGATGGATCACCGGACACAGCTACGTTATCTACGGACCACTGCTACTGGGTGCCACCACCGTGGTCTACGAGGGAGCACCGGATTACCCTGACCCGGGGGTGTGGTGGAAGATCGTGGAAAAATACGGGGTAACCAAATTCTACACAGCTCCTACAGCAATCAGACACCTTATGAGATTTGGAACAAGATACACCAATCTTTACAACCTAGAATCCCTGCGCATCCTGGGAACAGTGGGGGAACCCATAAACCCCGAGGCCTGGATGTGGTACTACAAAAATGTGGGTAAAGAAAACTGTCCCATAATGGACACCTGGTGGCAAACTGAGACTGGAATGCACCTTATATCACCCTTACCTGCCGCCTCCCTGAAACCAGGATCAGCAACCCGTCCCTTCCCTGGAATAGATGCCGATGTGGTGGACGAAGAGGGCAACCCTGTACCAATAGGCAAAGGAGGATACCTGGTCATTAAAAAACCATGGCCCTCCATGTTCCGCACCCTGTACAAGGATGAAGAACGGTTTAAAGATGTTTACTGGAATGCCTTCCCCGGATACATCTACAAGGCCGGTGATATGGCCCGCAAAGATGAGGATGGATACTTCTGGATACAGGGACGCAGTGATGATGTTTTGAAAATTGCCGGCCACCGTATAGGTTCAGCGGAAGTTGAATCAGCCTTCGTAGGACACCCGGCAGTAGCCGAAGCTGCAGTCATTGGTAAATCTGACCCCATTAAGGGGGAAGTAATCAAGGCCTTCATCATCCTCCGCGAAGGATACGAACTCAAGACCCAGCTCATAGAGGACCTTAAAAAGCACGTCCGCTACGAACTGGGGCCAGTAGCTGTACTGGGAGAGATTGTCCAGGTGGACAAACTACCCAAAACACGTAGTGGTAAGATAATGCGCCGTATCCTACGGGCCCAGGAAAGGGGTGAAGATCTGGGAGACACTTCCACCCTGGAAGAATAA